A stretch of Paenibacillus peoriae DNA encodes these proteins:
- a CDS encoding GH1 family beta-glucosidase gives MTIFQFPQDFMWGTATAAYQIEGAYEEDGRGLSIWDTFAHTPGKVFNGDNGNVACDSYHRYEEDIRLMKELGIRTYRFSVSWPRIFPNGDGEVNQEGLDYYHRVVDLLNENGIEPFCTLYHWDLPQALQDAGGWENRHTIQAFVQYAETMFREFHGKIHHWLTFNEPWCIAFLSNMLGVHAPGLTNLQTAIDVGHHLLVAHGLSVRRFRELGTSGQIGIAPNVSWAVPYSTSEEDKAACARTISLHSDWFLQPIYQGSYPQFLVDWFAEQGATVPIQDGDMDIIGEPIDMIGINYYSMSVNRFNPEAGFLQSEEINMGLPVTDIGWPVESRGLYEVLHYLQKYGNLDIYITENGACINDDVVNGKVQDDRRISYMQQHLVQVHRAIHDGLHVKGYMAWSLMDNFEWAEGYNMRFGMIHVDFRTQVRTPKESYYWYRNIVSNNWLETRR, from the coding sequence ATGACCATTTTTCAATTTCCGCAGGACTTTATGTGGGGCACCGCGACGGCAGCCTATCAAATCGAAGGAGCTTATGAGGAGGATGGGAGAGGCTTGTCGATCTGGGATACCTTTGCCCATACGCCTGGCAAAGTATTCAACGGTGATAACGGCAATGTAGCTTGTGACAGCTATCATCGCTACGAGGAAGATATCCGCCTAATGAAGGAGCTGGGCATTCGTACATACCGTTTTTCCGTGTCCTGGCCGCGTATATTTCCCAATGGTGACGGTGAAGTCAATCAAGAAGGATTGGACTATTATCATCGCGTAGTCGATTTGTTGAACGAAAACGGGATTGAACCGTTTTGTACACTGTACCATTGGGATCTGCCTCAAGCGCTTCAGGATGCTGGAGGATGGGAGAATCGTCACACGATTCAAGCATTTGTCCAGTATGCAGAAACGATGTTCCGCGAGTTCCACGGTAAAATACACCATTGGCTAACATTCAATGAACCGTGGTGTATCGCCTTTTTATCCAATATGCTGGGTGTTCATGCCCCAGGTCTGACAAATCTTCAGACAGCCATTGATGTAGGACATCATCTGCTAGTTGCACATGGTCTTTCTGTGCGCCGCTTCCGTGAGCTGGGCACCAGTGGCCAGATCGGTATCGCTCCCAATGTCTCATGGGCTGTCCCTTACAGTACATCTGAGGAAGATAAAGCTGCTTGTGCGCGCACCATTTCCCTGCACAGTGACTGGTTTCTTCAACCTATTTATCAAGGCTCGTATCCTCAGTTTTTGGTAGACTGGTTCGCGGAGCAGGGAGCTACCGTGCCTATTCAGGATGGTGATATGGATATTATTGGCGAGCCTATTGATATGATCGGTATTAATTACTATAGTATGTCGGTTAATCGCTTTAATCCTGAAGCCGGGTTTCTTCAATCTGAAGAAATCAATATGGGGCTACCTGTAACAGATATCGGCTGGCCAGTGGAGTCGCGTGGGCTGTACGAGGTACTGCATTATTTGCAAAAATACGGTAACCTCGATATTTATATCACAGAGAATGGGGCTTGTATCAACGATGATGTCGTGAATGGCAAGGTTCAGGATGACCGTCGCATTTCGTATATGCAGCAGCATTTGGTGCAGGTACACCGGGCGATTCATGACGGCCTTCATGTCAAAGGATATATGGCATGGTCACTTATGGACAATTTTGAGTGGGCAGAGGGATATAATATGAGATTTGGCATGATTCATGTCGATTTTCGCACACAGGTCCGCACCCCGAAGGAAAGTTACTATTGGTATCGAAATATAGTAAGTAATAACTGGTTGGAGACCAGACGTTAA